The Onthophagus taurus isolate NC chromosome 2, IU_Otau_3.0, whole genome shotgun sequence genome includes a window with the following:
- the LOC111425861 gene encoding UDP-N-acetylglucosamine transferase subunit ALG14 — protein MANSDIPIIEIIILLILLVITRVMYVIHKVTTGHTKLTDKKRTHPAKTIICMGSGGHTTEMLLLIQGLDFKKYTPRSYIIAKTDTTTYKKIKHFESTLNEGSYTIYKVPRSREVHQSYITSIFSTLYSILYCIPLILKIRPEVVLCNGPGTCIPICGLVFLLKVAFLSQCRIVFVESFCRTETFSLTGKILMYFADNIVVQWPKLQQKLKRSDYIGQLM, from the exons ATGGCGAATTCAG atattccaataattgaaataatcatCTTATTGATATTATTAGTAATAACCAGAGTAATGTATGTAATTCATAAAGTAACAACAGGACATACGAAATTAACAGATAAAAAAAGAACACATCCAGCTAAAACAATAATATGTATGGGTTCTGGTGGACATACAACAGAAATGTTACTTTTAATTCAAGGATtagactttaaaaaatatacaccCAGATCTTACATTATTGCAAAAACCGATACAACTACTTATAAGaaaatcaaacattttgaaagtACCTTGAATGAAGGTAGTTATACAATTTATAAGGTACCCCGAAGTAGGGAAGTTCATCAATCATATATAACATCAATATTTTCTACTTTATATTCTATATTGTACTGTattccattaattttaaaaatacgcCCTGAAGTAGTACTTTGTAATGGACCAGGAACATGCATTCCTATTTGTGgtttagtttttctattaaaagTAGCCTTTTTAAGTCAATGTAGAATTGTATTTGTTGAAAGTTTTTGTCGAACCGAAACATTCTCATTAACTGGAAAAATACTTATGTACTTTGCTGATAATATAGTTGTTCAATGGCCCAAAttgcaacaaaaattaaaaagatctgATTATATTGGACaattaatgtaa